The Aeromonas encheleia genomic sequence CGTCCGGGCTCAGGATCAGGGCACGCTGCATCACGTTGTCGAGCTCGCGCACGTTGCCGGGCCAGGAGTGGGCCAGCAGGCGCTCACGCGCATCCGCCTCCAGCTGCGGCGCAGGCAGCCCCTGCTGACTGGCATGAAGCGCCAGCAGGTGCTCGGCCAGCGGCAGTATGTCGCCCGGTCGCTCCCAGAGCGAGCTCCAGCGCAGCGGGAAGACGTTGAGCCGGTAGTAGAGATCCTCGCGAAACAGCCCGTCCTGCACCGCCTTCTTGAGATCCCGGTTGCTGGTGGCGATGACCCGCACGTCGAGGGGAATGAGCTTGCGGCTGCCGAGCCGCTCCACCTCTTTCTCCTGCAACACCCGCAGCAGCTTGGCCTGCAGCCCCAGATCCATCTCGGTGATCTCGTCGAGCAGCAGGGTGCCGCCCTGGGCCTGCTCGAACTTGCCGGGGCAGCCTTGCACCGCCCCGGTGAAGGCGCCCTTCTCGTAGCCGAACAGGGTCGCCTCCAGCATGTTCTCCGGGATGGCGGCGCAGTTGATGGCGACGAAGCTCTGCTCGGCCCGGCTGGAGTTGTCGTGGATGTAGCGGGCCAGCACCTCTTTGCCGGTGCCGCTCGGCCCGGTCACCATGACGGTGGCCTCGCTCCTCGCCACCCTGGTCGCCAGCTGGAACAGCTCGGCGGTCTTGGGATCCCCATACACCACGGCTCGCTTCTCGATCTTCTGAGGCGGCACATAGCGGCTGACCTGGTTGAGCAGCACCTCGGGGGAGAACGGCTTGGCGAGGTAGTCGATGGCGCCCTCGCGCATGGCGCGCACCGCCCCGTCGATGTTGGCATGGGCCGTCATCAGCAACACCGGCACCTGGGGATACTGCTGGCGGATGTTGGCCAGCAGGGTCAGGCCATCCATGCCCCCCATCTGGATGTCGGAGATGACCATGTCGATGCTCTGGCGCGACAGGGTCAGCAGGGCCCGCTCGCCGCTGTCCGCCTCGCGGCACTCGTAGCCGCCGAGCAGCAGGGTATCCACCAGCGCCTCGCGCAGGCCGTTGTCATCTTCCACCACCAGGATCCGGGCCTGAGTCATGCTACACCTCCCACCACGGCCAATACGGCCTCATCAATATTCACTGACATTGGCCAAACGGCATCGCCACCGGCTCTCAACAGGGATCCGACATGGCTCATGCCACTCCTCCCACCACGGCCAATATGGCCTCATCAATATTCACTGACATTGGCCAAACGGCATCGCCACCGGCTCTCAACAGGGAGCCGATATGGCTCATGCCACACCGCCAAGCCGCATCGCTTGCTGATGCAGGGGGAACGACAGGGTAAAGCAGGTTCCCTCACCGGGGACCGAGGCCACGCCGACCTCCCCCTGATGGGCACGCACCACGGATTGCACCACCGCCAGCCCCAGGCCGGTGCCCTGGGAGCGGGTGGTGAAGAAGGGTTCGAAAATCTGATTGAGCAGCTGGGCGGGTATCCCCTTGCCGTTGTCGAGGATGCGCATCTCCACCCGGGCGCCGCTGCGCACCGCACTCACCAGCAGCGAGTCGGCCCCGGCCTGCTGGGCGTTGGCGATCAGGTTGTTGATGGCACCGGCCAGGGCGCTGCTGTTGGCGAGCAGGCAGAGATCCGGCTCCGGCGCCTCTATATGCAGCGTGCAGCCCTGCTGCTGGCAGAACGCCTCGGCGCCAGCCTGCACCTCCGCCAGCAGCCCCTGTACCGAGACGGGGGCGACCACCTGGTTGTCGCCGTTGCGGGCAAACAGCAGGATGTCGCTGATCTGCTTCTCCAGGTCTTGCAGCCTGGCCATCAGCTTCTGCTGGAACAGGGTGCGCGACTCCGGCTTGAGGGTGCGGTTGGCGAGGTTGGCCGCATAGAGCATGGCGGCAGAGAGCGGGGTGCGGATCTGGTGAGCCAGCGAGGCGGCCATGTTGCCGAGGGCCGACAGCCGCTTCATGTGGTTGACCCTGTCCTGCAGCTGGCGGGTCTCGGTGAGATCGGTGATGAACACCAGCTGGCCGGGCTGATCCGGCAAGGGCTGGGTCGAGAGCTGCACCCGGCGCCCATCGCTCAGGGAGATCTCGTGACCGTCATCCTCGCGGGGCTGGAAACAGCGGGCGATGATCTGGCGCCAGGACTGGCCCTCCAGCGGCTCCCCCAGCAGGGCCAACGCCGCCGGGTTGGCGCGGGTGATCCGACCCTCCCCATCGAGCAGCAGCACGCCGGTCGGCAGCGCCGTGAAGATGGCATAAAGCTGGCTCACCTCGTGTGACTGAAGCGGGTTGTCCTGCTGCAAGATTGTCATAAACCTGACCTCAAACTGGGTTTGGGATCAGGCTATTCAATTTCCATGCCAGTAAAATAACAGCTATATATCAATAGATTGCATATAGGTGTCAAAGCATTGACCTCAGGCTTCCTTGCTCATGCCGTATTTCTTCATCTTCTCCACCAGGGTGGTGCGGCGCATGCTGAGCAGGTCGGCGGCGCGGGCCACCACCCCCTCCTGGGTTTCCAGGGCCTGGCGGATCAGCTCCACCTCGAGGTCGGCCAGCATCTCCTTGAGATTGACCCCCTCCAGTGGCAACTGCATGGGGAGCACGATAGCACTGCCGGGCTCCGGCTCGGGGAGGCTCTGGAACACGGCTGCCAGGGCATCGCGCTCATCCATCTCGGTGAGCCGCTCGTCCCTGGGCTCGCAGGGCAGCAGGCGGTAGCGACCCGGCAAGTCCGCCACGTCGACGATCTGGTTGGGGTAGAGGATCAGCAGCCGCTCGATGAGGTTCGACAGCTCGCGCACGTTGCCGGGCCAGGCATATTGCATCAGGGATTCCATGGCGCGCTGGGTCAGACGGATGAGTCCCCTGTGCTGCTCCGCATGGCGATTGAGCAGCTCCTGCAGCAGCAGGGGAATGTCGTCGGATCGCTCGCGCAGCGGCGGCGTCTCTATGGGGAAGACATTGAGGCGGTAATAGAGATCCTCGCGGAAACCCTGGGTGCGGATCAGCGCCTCCAGATCCCGGTGGGTCGCCGCTATCACCCGCACGTCCGCCTGTACCGGCTTGCTGCCGCCCACCCGATCGAACAGGCGCTCCTGCAGCACCCGCAGCAGCTTGACCTGCATCGGCAGCGGCATGTCGCCGATCTCATCGAGGAACAGGGTACCGCCCTGGGCCAGCTCGAAGCGGCCGCGACGGGCGGCGATGGCGCCGGTGAAGGCCCCCTTCTCGTGGCCGAACAGCTCGCTCTCCAGCAACTCGGCCGGGATGGCGCCGCAGTTGATGGGGACGAAGGGGCCACTGCTGCGGGAAGAGAGTTCATGGATGGCGCGGGCCACCACCTCCTTGCCGGTACCGGACTCCCCCAGGATCAGCACGTTGGCATCGGTCTCCGCGACCTGACTGATGAGGCGACGCACCGCCTGGATCCCCTTGCCCTTGCCCACCAGCAGTCGCAACAGGGTCTGCCCCTTGTCGTGCTGCTGTTGGCGCGGGTGCAGGGAGATGAAGGCCTGGCAGAAATGCAGCTGGCGAGTCAGGGACTCGTACGTGAAGGGAGCGTCTGAGCCGCCGATGAAGTTGCAGTTGGGGTGATCGGCCTGTATCAGGGAGAGAAACGGGATGCAGGGAAAGGCGGTCAGCAGTTCTCCGAGCGAACGTTCCATCAGCTCACCGGTCAAGATCCCCTGCAGCGGACCGGACGATTCGATGGCCACATCGAGTTCGGTTTCTACCACCTCCTGCCAAGGGATCCCCATGAACGAGAGCACAGTACCCAGTTGCTGACGTCGCCGTTCATCGGCATCGACAAGCAATACCCCCATCGCCATCATATCCATCCGTCTTACCACCTGAAGCCAAGTTGTTGTTTTTACGTGATTATTGTTGTTATTTTTAGTGTTTGTTGTTATTTCCGTGCCGATAGAGACAGACACGCACATCATGTGAGGCGCACAAAGTGCCAAAATTATGGCGCGTTGTCAAAAGCTGTCGCGATCGATTCCTGTCGGCGGGACAGCGATCACAATCAGACAGTTTTTGTCATCGAAGAGGCAAAAATAGGTGGGAACCGGGAAAACAGACGAGGAAGGGCTCCGACCGCAGCCGGAGCCAAACTGATGATCAGTGCTTAAGCTGGCCGTGGGGGGCGGCGTAACGGCACTCGGGGAAACGGCTGCAGGCCAGGAACAGGCGACCGACATGGGGGCCCTTCTTGGCTTCCCGCTCCACCAGGGGGGCATCACAGCGAGGGCAATGAGGGGCCTCGTGGGGCTGATCCTCTTCGTCCGGATCGGCAAACAGGTTGTCCACCAGCCCGGCGTCCGGCTCGATGAACGGGGTCTGATCCTGCACCTTGGCCCGCACGGCGGCATGCCCGCCGTGGCGGCTCTCCTCCACATCCACGCCATCGAGCAGCAGCGGGCTGAAGGTGGGCTCGCGCCGCTCACCCGGCAACGTCACCTCGATCTGGGGGCTCGCCTTGCTCAGCAGGGGCAGCAGCTGCTCGCGCAGCTCCTCGACCCGATAATGGCTACTCGCCGGGATCTGCAGCAGGGGCAGGCCCGCGCTGTCACAGGCCGACTTCAGGAAGGCATCGCGCACCTTGCGTTTCTGGTGGCGGTGGGAGCTGTCGTCGAGCTCGACGGCGCAGAGAAAGGAGAGATCTTGCGGGTGGCACAGCAGATAATCGAAATGCTTGGCACTGATCCTGTTGAACGCCTGCTGCCATTTGCTCTTGCCCATCCGGGCCTCCGGCGCCAGCACGTCCGCGACCCGCACCTTGGCAAAGACCCGCGCCTGATCACCGACCGCCAGATCCAGCACCCCGAGGAAGGAGCGCTCGGCCGGGCTGAACAGGGCCTCCTGCAGATCATAGGGCAGCGTTTTGCCTTTCTTGCCTCTGGTCCAGAAGATCGCCAGCAGGAGCAGTACCAATAACACCAATCCCGATACGACTAGGGTATTCATGAGTGCACTATCCAGTTCACAAAACAGAAGAAGGGCCATCACTCTATCACGGGGGAGAAGGGTCAGGCAGCGCAGAAGTGGTGGCCGCCTCCGGCATCGGCGTTTTTTCACTACATTTGCGCAAG encodes the following:
- a CDS encoding DUF2726 domain-containing protein — translated: MNTLVVSGLVLLVLLLLAIFWTRGKKGKTLPYDLQEALFSPAERSFLGVLDLAVGDQARVFAKVRVADVLAPEARMGKSKWQQAFNRISAKHFDYLLCHPQDLSFLCAVELDDSSHRHQKRKVRDAFLKSACDSAGLPLLQIPASSHYRVEELREQLLPLLSKASPQIEVTLPGERREPTFSPLLLDGVDVEESRHGGHAAVRAKVQDQTPFIEPDAGLVDNLFADPDEEDQPHEAPHCPRCDAPLVEREAKKGPHVGRLFLACSRFPECRYAAPHGQLKH
- a CDS encoding sensor histidine kinase, whose translation is MTILQQDNPLQSHEVSQLYAIFTALPTGVLLLDGEGRITRANPAALALLGEPLEGQSWRQIIARCFQPREDDGHEISLSDGRRVQLSTQPLPDQPGQLVFITDLTETRQLQDRVNHMKRLSALGNMAASLAHQIRTPLSAAMLYAANLANRTLKPESRTLFQQKLMARLQDLEKQISDILLFARNGDNQVVAPVSVQGLLAEVQAGAEAFCQQQGCTLHIEAPEPDLCLLANSSALAGAINNLIANAQQAGADSLLVSAVRSGARVEMRILDNGKGIPAQLLNQIFEPFFTTRSQGTGLGLAVVQSVVRAHQGEVGVASVPGEGTCFTLSFPLHQQAMRLGGVA
- a CDS encoding sigma-54 dependent transcriptional regulator → MMAMGVLLVDADERRRQQLGTVLSFMGIPWQEVVETELDVAIESSGPLQGILTGELMERSLGELLTAFPCIPFLSLIQADHPNCNFIGGSDAPFTYESLTRQLHFCQAFISLHPRQQQHDKGQTLLRLLVGKGKGIQAVRRLISQVAETDANVLILGESGTGKEVVARAIHELSSRSSGPFVPINCGAIPAELLESELFGHEKGAFTGAIAARRGRFELAQGGTLFLDEIGDMPLPMQVKLLRVLQERLFDRVGGSKPVQADVRVIAATHRDLEALIRTQGFREDLYYRLNVFPIETPPLRERSDDIPLLLQELLNRHAEQHRGLIRLTQRAMESLMQYAWPGNVRELSNLIERLLILYPNQIVDVADLPGRYRLLPCEPRDERLTEMDERDALAAVFQSLPEPEPGSAIVLPMQLPLEGVNLKEMLADLEVELIRQALETQEGVVARAADLLSMRRTTLVEKMKKYGMSKEA
- a CDS encoding sigma-54-dependent transcriptional regulator; this translates as MTQARILVVEDDNGLREALVDTLLLGGYECREADSGERALLTLSRQSIDMVISDIQMGGMDGLTLLANIRQQYPQVPVLLMTAHANIDGAVRAMREGAIDYLAKPFSPEVLLNQVSRYVPPQKIEKRAVVYGDPKTAELFQLATRVARSEATVMVTGPSGTGKEVLARYIHDNSSRAEQSFVAINCAAIPENMLEATLFGYEKGAFTGAVQGCPGKFEQAQGGTLLLDEITEMDLGLQAKLLRVLQEKEVERLGSRKLIPLDVRVIATSNRDLKKAVQDGLFREDLYYRLNVFPLRWSSLWERPGDILPLAEHLLALHASQQGLPAPQLEADARERLLAHSWPGNVRELDNVMQRALILSPDGVIGTAQLILEETDEALVRPAERLTGEGLGGELKLQEHQIILDTLQECSGSRKDAADRLGISPRTLRYKLAQMRDAGIELPA